From the Bacteroidia bacterium genome, one window contains:
- a CDS encoding DUF4397 domain-containing protein, translated as MRYIHSLVAAVLLFTASPLIAQQARLQVIHNAADPAASVVDIYVNGALFLDNFAFRAATPFVNVPAGVPLSIGIAPGSSSSVLDAIATFTPTFDANKTYVAVANGVLSPPSFAANPDSRSTAFTLFVTDMGRETGSSPTNVDINVLHGATDAPTVDVMVRGNGVLVNNAAYGDMTGYLSVPAANYTLDVTPGNDNNTIVAYYQADLSTLGGGAAVVFASGFLTPSTNQNGAAFGLYAALPNGTVIALPQAAAPTARLQVIHNAADPAASLVDIYVNGSLFLDNFAFRAATPFVTVPAGVQLSIGVAPGNSTGPGDIIASIPVTLGAAKTYVAVANGVLAPPSFAFNPDSRSTAFTLFVTDMGREAGNSLSSVDLNVLHGSTDAPTVDVIARGVGTIVNNAAYGDFTGYLSVPAGRYVLDITPGSNSSVIVASYVADVSSLGGGAAVVFASGFLAPASNQNGPRFGLFAALANGTVIQLPVNAPLDILPGGCPNPFNLRARGALPVALAGSSWFNVTSVDASTVRLNGVAPNGNPSPGNVTAPFPGVPANCGDCYSGSADGMTDWTFLFDRQSIRSTLGMVSNNACVVVTVTGQLNDGTPFVGTDVLRILGAGNPKADGGMSELDVSLAQNAPNPVVSGTTFQYSLPEESYVTLEIFNALGQRVASVFNGVRAAGSYSASWNGIGDNGVSLQPGSYIYRLKAGEQVLSRMLVITR; from the coding sequence ATGCGATACATACATTCCCTCGTAGCAGCAGTGCTTCTTTTCACTGCATCCCCGCTGATTGCGCAGCAGGCACGCCTGCAGGTCATTCACAATGCCGCCGACCCCGCGGCGTCGGTTGTCGACATCTATGTCAATGGGGCACTGTTCCTTGACAACTTCGCATTTCGCGCCGCGACGCCGTTTGTGAACGTGCCGGCCGGTGTACCCTTGTCCATAGGTATCGCGCCGGGCAGCAGCAGCAGCGTGCTCGACGCCATCGCAACTTTCACTCCGACCTTCGATGCGAACAAAACCTATGTTGCCGTCGCGAACGGTGTGCTTTCACCACCTTCCTTCGCGGCCAATCCTGACAGCCGCAGTACGGCGTTCACCCTGTTCGTGACGGACATGGGTCGCGAGACCGGCAGCAGTCCCACAAATGTCGATATCAACGTTCTGCATGGCGCGACCGACGCTCCCACGGTGGATGTGATGGTACGCGGTAACGGAGTGCTTGTCAACAATGCGGCGTACGGTGACATGACCGGCTACCTATCCGTGCCCGCAGCGAATTACACGCTCGATGTCACTCCCGGCAATGACAACAACACCATCGTGGCCTATTACCAGGCCGATCTCTCCACGCTGGGCGGTGGTGCCGCGGTGGTGTTCGCGTCCGGCTTCCTGACGCCCTCCACGAATCAGAACGGCGCTGCCTTCGGTCTCTATGCCGCTTTGCCCAATGGCACGGTGATCGCTCTCCCGCAAGCAGCCGCACCGACTGCGCGCTTGCAGGTCATTCATAACGCGGCCGATCCTGCCGCGTCGCTTGTCGACATTTACGTTAATGGATCCTTATTTCTGGATAATTTCGCCTTCCGTGCAGCGACGCCGTTCGTGACCGTACCGGCGGGTGTGCAGCTTTCCATCGGAGTGGCTCCCGGCAACAGCACCGGCCCGGGCGACATTATCGCGAGTATTCCTGTGACGCTCGGTGCCGCGAAAACCTATGTCGCCGTTGCGAACGGTGTACTTGCGCCGCCTTCCTTCGCTTTCAATCCCGACAGCCGCAGCACAGCGTTCACACTCTTCGTCACCGACATGGGCCGCGAAGCCGGCAATAGTCTCTCAAGCGTCGACCTCAACGTACTGCACGGTTCGACCGATGCACCGACGGTAGACGTCATTGCCCGTGGTGTCGGGACAATCGTGAACAACGCCGCGTATGGTGATTTCACCGGTTACCTGTCCGTGCCCGCCGGTCGCTACGTGCTCGATATCACGCCGGGTTCGAATAGCAGCGTTATTGTGGCGTCCTACGTCGCCGATGTTTCTTCGCTTGGCGGCGGCGCGGCCGTTGTGTTTGCCAGCGGTTTCCTTGCTCCGGCCTCCAATCAGAATGGTCCGCGTTTCGGTCTTTTCGCCGCACTTGCCAACGGCACGGTCATCCAACTTCCCGTCAATGCTCCGCTGGATATTCTTCCTGGCGGCTGCCCGAACCCCTTCAACCTGCGCGCGCGCGGAGCCCTGCCCGTAGCCCTGGCCGGAAGTTCGTGGTTCAACGTCACGAGCGTGGATGCATCCACGGTGCGTCTCAACGGCGTCGCTCCGAACGGAAATCCGTCGCCGGGTAATGTGACCGCTCCGTTTCCGGGCGTCCCTGCAAACTGTGGCGACTGCTATTCCGGCTCTGCGGACGGCATGACCGACTGGACGTTTCTTTTCGATCGTCAGAGCATCCGTTCGACGCTCGGCATGGTGAGCAATAATGCCTGCGTCGTTGTTACCGTGACGGGACAGCTCAACGACGGTACGCCGTTCGTTGGTACGGATGTGCTGCGCATCCTCGGCGCCGGCAATCCGAAAGCGGATGGTGGCATGAGCGAACTCGATGTCAGCCTCGCGCAGAACGCGCCGAACCCGGTTGTGTCCGGCACGACGTTCCAATACTCGTTGCCTGAGGAATCCTATGTGACGCTGGAGATTTTCAATGCTCTCGGTCAGCGGGTTGCGTCGGTGTTCAATGGCGTGCGTGCTGCCGGTTCGTACAGTGCGAGCTGGAATGGCATTGGAGATAACGGTGTGTCACTTCAGCCCGGCAGTTACATCTACCGCCTGAAGGCCGGCGAGCAGGTTCTCTCGCGTATGCTCGTTATCACCCGTTGA